A window from Theropithecus gelada isolate Dixy chromosome 1, Tgel_1.0, whole genome shotgun sequence encodes these proteins:
- the DIO1 gene encoding type I iodothyronine deiodinase isoform X5, whose translation MGLPQSGLWVKKLWVLLEVAVHVVVGKVLLILFPDRVKRNILAMGEKTGMTRNPHFSHDNWIPTFFSTQYFWFVLKVRWQRLEDTTELGGLAPNCPVVRLSGQRCNIWDFMQG comes from the coding sequence ATGGGGCTGCCCCAGTCAGGGCTGTGGGTGAAGAAGCTCTGGGTGCTCTTGGAGGTGGCTGTCCATGTGGTCGTGGGTAAAGTGCTTCTGATATTGTTTCCAGACAGAGTCAAGCGGAACATCCTGGCCATGGGCGAGAAGACCGGTATGACCAGGAACCCCCATTTCAGCCACGACAACTGGATCCCGACCTTTTTCAGCACCCAGTATTTCTGGTTCGTCTTGAAGGTCCGTTGGCAGCGACTAGAGGACACGACTGAGCTAGGGGGTCTGGCCCCAAACTGCCCAGTGGTCCGCCTCTCAGGACAGAGGTGCAACATTTGGGACTTTATGCAAG